One genomic region from Gemmatimonadota bacterium encodes:
- a CDS encoding ferrous iron transport protein A, which yields MAYATDAATPLSIWGRGDEGTIEGISGANQLAARLREVGAIPGVPVRVLRVGRTVVIQVGSSRFCLRKTDAACIKGMKAA from the coding sequence ATGGCTTATGCAACGGATGCTGCAACCCCACTTTCAATATGGGGCCGGGGTGATGAAGGTACTATTGAAGGCATTTCAGGAGCCAATCAACTGGCGGCCCGACTGCGTGAGGTGGGTGCTATACCAGGTGTCCCGGTGCGCGTGTTGCGCGTTGGGCGCACTGTGGTCATTCAGGTGGGTAGCAGCAGATTTTGCTTGCGAAAAACCGATGCTGCATGCATCAAAGGAATGAAAGCGGCCTGA
- a CDS encoding metal-dependent transcriptional regulator, whose protein sequence is MVDNWPTLRPVHAGVLSHISRIASHPKNTLTERVRLVYVSISCFISKTLVKWLNARGGIMMASDVWKEYESNEISHSVAHHLTAIHELMGDLGYARVSDVARALEITRGSASLTLKALKARGLVVEDHNKFLKLSEDGRRIVDSILAKRAVVRKFLNEVLKLDEHQAEVDACKVEHLLSAQTGGQLLHFVRFLLSDDPTARQFLSEFWSRLDQDEEWQWPVQDVDQLFNLESQ, encoded by the coding sequence ATGGTGGACAATTGGCCGACTCTCAGGCCAGTTCACGCGGGTGTCTTGTCTCACATCTCGCGTATTGCGTCTCACCCAAAAAATACCTTGACAGAGCGAGTGCGTTTGGTTTATGTTTCTATCAGTTGTTTTATTAGCAAAACATTGGTTAAATGGCTAAACGCACGAGGGGGCATTATGATGGCATCGGATGTATGGAAAGAATACGAGAGCAACGAGATTTCCCACAGTGTTGCCCATCATCTAACTGCCATTCACGAGTTGATGGGCGATCTGGGCTATGCGCGGGTTTCGGATGTGGCGCGTGCGCTGGAGATTACCCGGGGTAGTGCTTCGCTGACGCTCAAAGCCCTCAAGGCGCGCGGGCTGGTTGTGGAAGATCACAATAAATTTTTGAAATTATCCGAAGATGGCCGCCGCATTGTCGATTCTATTTTAGCCAAACGCGCTGTTGTTCGCAAATTTCTCAATGAGGTGCTCAAGCTCGACGAGCATCAAGCCGAAGTAGATGCGTGCAAGGTCGAGCATCTTTTAAGCGCGCAAACTGGTGGGCAATTGCTGCATTTTGTGCGCTTCTTGCTCTCCGATGATCCCACTGCGCGACAATTTCTCTCTGAATTCTGGTCCAGGTTGGATCAGGATGAAGAGTGGCAGTGGCCCGTTCAGGATGTTGATCAATTATTCAATTTGGAGTCTCAATAA